A single region of the Enterobacter cloacae complex sp. R_G8 genome encodes:
- a CDS encoding NAD(P)H-dependent oxidoreductase — MKNILVISGHPELNHSVANATILDEVATALPDAEIRRLDWLYPDGKFNIAAEQESLLRADVIVWQFPFSWYGLPGLMKQWLDEVFVHGFAHGSTAKLGGKKLILSFTTGAPQALYTADGFFGHAIEEYLIPFETTAKLCNLELLAPVYTCGISYADRDADKIAQHKTLAREHASRLVDLLNSVVNNPEGE, encoded by the coding sequence ATGAAAAATATCCTTGTTATTTCAGGTCATCCTGAGCTGAACCATTCCGTCGCCAACGCCACTATCCTTGATGAAGTGGCGACCGCCCTTCCCGATGCTGAAATTCGTCGTCTGGACTGGCTCTATCCGGACGGCAAATTCAATATCGCTGCGGAGCAGGAAAGCCTGCTCAGGGCCGATGTGATTGTCTGGCAGTTTCCTTTTTCCTGGTATGGGCTGCCCGGGTTAATGAAACAATGGCTGGACGAGGTCTTTGTCCACGGCTTCGCGCATGGCTCAACGGCGAAACTGGGCGGTAAAAAGCTGATCCTCTCCTTCACTACAGGGGCGCCACAGGCGCTCTATACCGCTGACGGTTTCTTTGGCCATGCCATTGAAGAGTATCTTATTCCGTTCGAGACCACGGCAAAACTGTGCAATCTTGAGCTGCTGGCGCCGGTTTATACCTGCGGTATCAGCTATGCCGACCGGGATGCCGACAAAATCGCGCAGCATAAAACGCTTGCCCGGGAACATGCTTCAAGGCTTGTCGATCT